From a single Triplophysa rosa linkage group LG17, Trosa_1v2, whole genome shotgun sequence genomic region:
- the gripap1 gene encoding GRIP1-associated protein 1 isoform X1: MAQALSEEEFHRMQAQLLELRTQNYQLSDELRKNTAELNSVRQKILTLEKDYVKAQKALNKSKKAQEVDALLSENKMLQGKLHSQEDDFRLQNSTLMQELSKLCSQIEQLEFENRGFRECQGLERPVSSPTSAPVDAELLRLQAENSALQKKLTALQERSDVVIEGAANTNGVQSDASGHGEDSAVPGSDEPDQAEVQNVKAEQRDNDRSEVELKLQTEMEEKCLLREQLQTLETTKQTEMAKLQEENAKLTDKLKKKQESFQRLQVEKEALYNDSRTKIDEIQQRKEEELKSINLRVQKLQADLIAANQNVAELKEQLQSKQKEHEMAIHSLKDQVACQSAVSQEQVEGMLSENDALRTNLAALEQIQTAKTQELNLLREQNMALNSELQQRRTEQESFLAQRDDLNSQLQESNRANSRLLEQLTEVGLDKDKLQQELEEARKTADKRKVMLDELAIETAQEKSRHKEELSDVRLQHEKEVLSIRGRYEKELRGLHEDKNRTEEELRSQLRDERARNKELEGLQPYVEELKAQVQSMEGTKGWFERRLKETEETMEKKVLEHAEEIQRLQREHTVQLEAKAAEVDAVKQQVTEMEKEREDLKNTISKLKQEMKDVVDGQRILEKKGSSALKDLKRQLHLERKRADKLQERLQEILTNTKTRTGLEELVLSEISSPSRTQQTGDSSSISSFSYREIMKEGASAPSTNKSNTSSPQSQRPADLSDDEVSELFQRLAEVQQEKWMLEEKVKHLEVSCASMADDICKKSAIIETYVMDSRRDVSGGVGVAHGAQGERGGLSSVLRDLVKPGDENLREMNKKLQNMLEEQLTKNMHLQKDLEVLSQEIFHLSKDGTPGESSKATG, translated from the exons ATGGCGCAAGCGTTATCTGAGGAGGAGTTTCATCGTATGCAG GCTCAGCTCTTGGAGTTGAGAACGCAAAACTACCAGTTATCTGATGAGCTGCGGAAAAATACAGCGG AGCTCAACAGTGTTCGTCAGAAGATCTTGACCTTGGAGAAAGACTATGTCAAAGCACAGAAG GCATTGAATAAAAGCAAGAAAGCACAG GAGGTGGATGCCTTACTCAGTGAGAACAAGATGCTTCAGGGCAAGTTACACAGTCAGGAAGATGATTTTAGACTGCAAAACAGCACCCTTATGCAAGAGCTGTCCAAG ttaTGTTCCCAGATCGAGCAGTTAGAGTTCGAAAATCGAGGATTTAGGGAGTGTCAAGGTCTGGAAAGACCCGTCTCTAGCCCCACCTCTGCTCCAGTGGATGCTGAGCTCCTGCGGCTCCAGGCTGAAAACTCTGCCCTGCAGAAGAAATTAACAG CTCTTCAAGAACGCTCGGATGTCGTCATCGAGGGAGCGGCCAACACTAACGGTGTCCAATCAGATGCCAGCGGTCACGGTGAGGACTCCGCTGTCCCAGGAAGTGATGAACCAGACCAG GCTGAAGTGCAGAACGTGAAAGCAGAACAGCGAGATAATGATCGGAGCG AGGTGGAGTTGAAGCTCCAAACAGAGATGGAGGAGAAATGCTTACTGAGAGAGCAGCTCCAAACACTGGAG ACAACTAAGCAGACAGAAATGGCAAAACTACAAGAAGAAAATGCTAAA ttgactgacaaattgaagaaaaaacaagagag TTTTCAGCGGCTACAGGTTGAAAAGGAAGCACTTTACAATGACAGCAG GACTAAAATTGATGAGATCCAGCAGAGGAAAGAGGAGGAGCTGAAATCCATAAACCTTCGCGTGCAGAAACTGCAGGCAGATTTAATTGCCGCCAACCAG AATGTCGCTGAGCTGAAGGAACAGTTGCAGAGTAAACAGAAAGAGCATGAGATGGCCATCCACTCGCTCAAAGATCAG GTAGCATGTCAGAGCGCGGTCAGTCAGGAGCAGGTGGAGGGTATGCTGAGTGAGAATGATGCTCTCAGGACAAATCTGGCGGCTCTAGAACAG ATCCAAACTGCGAAGACTCAGGAACTGAATTTGCTGAGAGAGCAAAACATGGCACTTAACAGCGAGCTTCAGCAGAGACGCACTGAGCAGGAGAGCTTCCTGGCACAAAGAGATGATCTGAACTCGCAGCTACAG GAGTCAAACCGAGCAAACAGTCGACTCCTAGAGCAACTCACTGAAGTGGGACTAGATAAAGACAAATTACAGCAGGAGTTAGAAGAAGCCAGAAAG ACTGCAGATAAGCGTAAGGTCATGTTGGATGAACTGGCCATCGAGACGGCTCAGGAGAAGTCTCGACACAAAGAGGAGCTCAGCGATGTGCGTCTCCAGCACGAGAAGGAGGTGCTGAGCATCAGGGGGCGCTACGAGAAGGAGCTCCGCGGCCTCCACGAGGACAAGAACCGGACGGAAGAAGAGCTCCGCTCACAGCTGCGAGATGAGAGG GCACGTAACAAAGAGCTGGAGGGCCTTCAGCCGTACGTGGAGGAGCTAAAAGCTCAGGTTCAGTCGATGGAGGGAACGAAGGGCTGGTTTGAACGCAGACTGAAGGAAACGGag GAGACCATGGAGAAGAAAGTTCTGGAGCACGCAGAGGAGATTCAGAGACTGCAGAGAGAACACACAGTTCAGCTGGAG GCTAAAGCTGCAGAGGTGGATGCAGTCAAACAGCAAGTGACGGAGATGGAGAAGGAAAGAGAAGATCTCAAGAACACAATCAGCAAATTGAAACAG GAAATGAAAGACGTAGTGGATGGACAGAGAATCCTGGAGAAAAAAGGCAGTTCGGCG CTTAAGGACTTGAAAAGGCAACTTCATTTGGAGAGAAAGCGAGCAGATAAACTTCAGGAGCGCCTGCAGGAGATTCTAACCAACACTAAGACCCGCACAG GTCTGGAGGAGCTGGTGTTGTCAGAAATCAGTTCCCCGAGCCGTACGCAGCAGACCGGTGACAGCAGCAGTATTTCCTCCTTCAGCTACAGGGAGATCATGAAAGAAGGAGCGTCGGCACCCAGCACCAATAAG TCTAATACCAGCAGTCCTCAATCTCAACGACCTGCTGATCTTTCAGACGACGAGGTCAGCGAGCTCTTCCAGAGACTCGCGGAGGTCCAGCAGGAGAAATGGATGCTGGAGGAGAAG GTGAAGCACTTGGAGGTCAGCTGTGCCTCAATGGCCGATGACATCTGCAAAAAGAGCGCCATCATCGAGACGTACGTCATGGACAGCCGGAGAG
- the gripap1 gene encoding GRIP1-associated protein 1 isoform X2, which translates to MAQALSEEEFHRMQAQLLELRTQNYQLSDELRKNTAELNSVRQKILTLEKDYVKAQKALNKSKKAQEVDALLSENKMLQGKLHSQEDDFRLQNSTLMQELSKLCSQIEQLEFENRGFRECQGLERPVSSPTSAPVDAELLRLQAENSALQKKLTALQERSDVVIEGAANTNGVQSDASGHGEDSAVPGSDEPDQAEVQNVKAEQRDNDRSEVELKLQTEMEEKCLLREQLQTLETTKQTEMAKLQEENAKLTDKLKKKQESFQRLQVEKEALYNDSRTKIDEIQQRKEEELKSINLRVQKLQADLIAANQNVAELKEQLQSKQKEHEMAIHSLKDQIQTAKTQELNLLREQNMALNSELQQRRTEQESFLAQRDDLNSQLQESNRANSRLLEQLTEVGLDKDKLQQELEEARKTADKRKVMLDELAIETAQEKSRHKEELSDVRLQHEKEVLSIRGRYEKELRGLHEDKNRTEEELRSQLRDERARNKELEGLQPYVEELKAQVQSMEGTKGWFERRLKETEETMEKKVLEHAEEIQRLQREHTVQLEAKAAEVDAVKQQVTEMEKEREDLKNTISKLKQEMKDVVDGQRILEKKGSSALKDLKRQLHLERKRADKLQERLQEILTNTKTRTGLEELVLSEISSPSRTQQTGDSSSISSFSYREIMKEGASAPSTNKSNTSSPQSQRPADLSDDEVSELFQRLAEVQQEKWMLEEKVKHLEVSCASMADDICKKSAIIETYVMDSRRDVSGGVGVAHGAQGERGGLSSVLRDLVKPGDENLREMNKKLQNMLEEQLTKNMHLQKDLEVLSQEIFHLSKDGTPGESSKATG; encoded by the exons ATGGCGCAAGCGTTATCTGAGGAGGAGTTTCATCGTATGCAG GCTCAGCTCTTGGAGTTGAGAACGCAAAACTACCAGTTATCTGATGAGCTGCGGAAAAATACAGCGG AGCTCAACAGTGTTCGTCAGAAGATCTTGACCTTGGAGAAAGACTATGTCAAAGCACAGAAG GCATTGAATAAAAGCAAGAAAGCACAG GAGGTGGATGCCTTACTCAGTGAGAACAAGATGCTTCAGGGCAAGTTACACAGTCAGGAAGATGATTTTAGACTGCAAAACAGCACCCTTATGCAAGAGCTGTCCAAG ttaTGTTCCCAGATCGAGCAGTTAGAGTTCGAAAATCGAGGATTTAGGGAGTGTCAAGGTCTGGAAAGACCCGTCTCTAGCCCCACCTCTGCTCCAGTGGATGCTGAGCTCCTGCGGCTCCAGGCTGAAAACTCTGCCCTGCAGAAGAAATTAACAG CTCTTCAAGAACGCTCGGATGTCGTCATCGAGGGAGCGGCCAACACTAACGGTGTCCAATCAGATGCCAGCGGTCACGGTGAGGACTCCGCTGTCCCAGGAAGTGATGAACCAGACCAG GCTGAAGTGCAGAACGTGAAAGCAGAACAGCGAGATAATGATCGGAGCG AGGTGGAGTTGAAGCTCCAAACAGAGATGGAGGAGAAATGCTTACTGAGAGAGCAGCTCCAAACACTGGAG ACAACTAAGCAGACAGAAATGGCAAAACTACAAGAAGAAAATGCTAAA ttgactgacaaattgaagaaaaaacaagagag TTTTCAGCGGCTACAGGTTGAAAAGGAAGCACTTTACAATGACAGCAG GACTAAAATTGATGAGATCCAGCAGAGGAAAGAGGAGGAGCTGAAATCCATAAACCTTCGCGTGCAGAAACTGCAGGCAGATTTAATTGCCGCCAACCAG AATGTCGCTGAGCTGAAGGAACAGTTGCAGAGTAAACAGAAAGAGCATGAGATGGCCATCCACTCGCTCAAAGATCAG ATCCAAACTGCGAAGACTCAGGAACTGAATTTGCTGAGAGAGCAAAACATGGCACTTAACAGCGAGCTTCAGCAGAGACGCACTGAGCAGGAGAGCTTCCTGGCACAAAGAGATGATCTGAACTCGCAGCTACAG GAGTCAAACCGAGCAAACAGTCGACTCCTAGAGCAACTCACTGAAGTGGGACTAGATAAAGACAAATTACAGCAGGAGTTAGAAGAAGCCAGAAAG ACTGCAGATAAGCGTAAGGTCATGTTGGATGAACTGGCCATCGAGACGGCTCAGGAGAAGTCTCGACACAAAGAGGAGCTCAGCGATGTGCGTCTCCAGCACGAGAAGGAGGTGCTGAGCATCAGGGGGCGCTACGAGAAGGAGCTCCGCGGCCTCCACGAGGACAAGAACCGGACGGAAGAAGAGCTCCGCTCACAGCTGCGAGATGAGAGG GCACGTAACAAAGAGCTGGAGGGCCTTCAGCCGTACGTGGAGGAGCTAAAAGCTCAGGTTCAGTCGATGGAGGGAACGAAGGGCTGGTTTGAACGCAGACTGAAGGAAACGGag GAGACCATGGAGAAGAAAGTTCTGGAGCACGCAGAGGAGATTCAGAGACTGCAGAGAGAACACACAGTTCAGCTGGAG GCTAAAGCTGCAGAGGTGGATGCAGTCAAACAGCAAGTGACGGAGATGGAGAAGGAAAGAGAAGATCTCAAGAACACAATCAGCAAATTGAAACAG GAAATGAAAGACGTAGTGGATGGACAGAGAATCCTGGAGAAAAAAGGCAGTTCGGCG CTTAAGGACTTGAAAAGGCAACTTCATTTGGAGAGAAAGCGAGCAGATAAACTTCAGGAGCGCCTGCAGGAGATTCTAACCAACACTAAGACCCGCACAG GTCTGGAGGAGCTGGTGTTGTCAGAAATCAGTTCCCCGAGCCGTACGCAGCAGACCGGTGACAGCAGCAGTATTTCCTCCTTCAGCTACAGGGAGATCATGAAAGAAGGAGCGTCGGCACCCAGCACCAATAAG TCTAATACCAGCAGTCCTCAATCTCAACGACCTGCTGATCTTTCAGACGACGAGGTCAGCGAGCTCTTCCAGAGACTCGCGGAGGTCCAGCAGGAGAAATGGATGCTGGAGGAGAAG GTGAAGCACTTGGAGGTCAGCTGTGCCTCAATGGCCGATGACATCTGCAAAAAGAGCGCCATCATCGAGACGTACGTCATGGACAGCCGGAGAG
- the mon1ba gene encoding LOW QUALITY PROTEIN: vacuolar fusion protein MON1 homolog B (The sequence of the model RefSeq protein was modified relative to this genomic sequence to represent the inferred CDS: inserted 1 base in 1 codon) → MSDSWRQHRKHVFVLSEAGKPIYSRFGSEEALSSTIGVMMALVSFIQAGGNTIKSIFSDERTIVFLQKGPLVFVSVSTTRQSKQQLRSELLHVYHQIVSLLTQACINRIFEHSKNYDLRRLLFGSEKVLDSLLDVMDSEPSFMLSAVQCLPLASSSRDVLSRILQKAITPNFVFSILIAHNLLVSIVQEKMVVEDARLKPTDLHLLFNLIRASSTSAFQAGEKWTPVCLPLFNHDCYFYAYVSYLDPPEFRFCLILLSTDREEFYALAECKKKIEEAVTSQNALQCVANTQSYGVDNIGVANLRHFLYKPSDVSDHHRQLPQFTCPEMEMPYRSHEERIHLLDLYRXHRRIHSVSRPMKLIYHTTDRETVLTWVTSRFELYACFTPLVTKKSAISEVTRLLRWLKKEEDRLFICYLPKYSTTPQTDSSSLSLL, encoded by the exons ATGTCAGACAGCTGGAGACAACACAGGAAGCATGTGTTTGTGCTGAGTGAGGCAGGGAAGCCCATCTACTCACGCTTTGGGAGCGAAGAGGCCCTCTCCTCCACCATTGGGGTTATGATGGCGTTGGTCTCCTTCATCCAAGCTGGAGGCAACACGATCAAGTCCATTTTTTCAG ATGAGCGAACGATTGTCTTCCTCCAGAAGGGACCGTTGGTGTTTGTATCCGTATCCACCACCCGGCAATCCAAACAGCAGCTCCGGAGCGAGCTGCTCCATGTTTACCATCAAATCGTAAGCCTGCTAACCCAGGCCTGCATAAACCGCATCTTTGAACACAGCAAGAACTATGACCTTCGTCGTCTGCTCTTCGGCTCAGAGAAAGTTCTGGACAGTCTTCTCGATGTCATGGATTCTGAGCCCAGCTTCATGCTATCTGCCGTCCAGTGTCTTCCTCTAGCATCCTCCTCAAGAGATGTTCTGAGTCGCATCCTGCAAAAAGCCATCACCCCGAATTTTGTTTTCTCCATTCTTATCGCCCATAACCTGCTCGTCTCCATCGTTCAGGAGAAGATGGTCGTGGAGGATGCTAGGTTGAAACCCACAGACCTTCACCTCCTCTTCAACCTCATCAGGGCGTCTTCAACCTCTGCTTTCCAGGCTGGAGAGAAATGGACACCCGTCTGCCTGCCTCTGTTCAATCATGACTGTTACTTTTATGCCTACGTGTCGTACCTAGACCCACCGGAATTTCGCTTCTGCCTCATACTTTTGTCTACAGATAGGGAAGAATTTTATGCATTGGCAGAATGCAAGAAGAAAATTGAGGAGGCTGTCAcgtcccagaatgctttgcagtGTGTAGCAAACACTCAGTCGTACGGTGTTGACAATATCGGCGTGGCTAATCTGAGGCACTTCCTGTACAAGCCTTCTGATGTGTCAGACCACCATCGACAGCTTCCACAGTTCACATG TCCAGAGATGGAGATGCCATACAGAAGCCATGAGGAGAGGATACATCTACTGGATCTGTATC AGCACAGGCGGATTCACAGTGTGTCACGGCCCATGAAACTAATTTACCATACAACAGACAGAGAAACTGTGCTGACGTGG GTCACTAGCAGGTTCGAGCTGTATGCTTGCTTTACTCCATTGGTCACGAAGAAATCAGCTATCAGTGAAGTCACCAGACTGCTGCGATGGCTCAAGAAGGAAGAGGACCGTCTCTTTATCTGTTACCTGCCAAAATACTCCACCACCCCTCAAACAGACAGTAGCTCTCTGTCTTTATTATAG